The genomic stretch ACTACTGCCCGGTTTGCAGGAAAATTTTGTTCCATAATAAGTACAGGAGGGGATGTATTGTATTGGACTATAGAACCAGTAAACCCTGACACCGACTTGTTGTCCAAGTTTTGCTTGCCTGCCAAGCAGGTCTCAGATTTCAGCCTTGGATCTCATGCGCCGGTGCCGGTGAATGGTGGGTAGAGTCCACGGATACCTCGGCGGAAGCCTGATGGCCAGAAGCGGCACCGGCACCGGCACCGGCGGCGCAGCTAGTGTGGTAAGCGCACATCTCCCTGAAAAAGAGGTGCTTTGAATTGAGTAGCTTCCTTACCTCCTCCTTCATCTTAGGGGAGAGATTGTCCATTGTGTCTAGTAAGCTTTGATTCTCCACAACCTTACAAGCCGTTCCCTTTCCAAGGATATCATTAACCCTTTTGTACCTCTTGTTGAGATCATTGAACTTGTCTTCGCACTGCTGCGGAGAAACAAAGAAACCCTTTTCCATCATAGCTCGGGATACCGATTTCCACTTTCCTTTCTTCTGCAACAACCCACCGGACTTCTTCTTACCGTTGGAAGAAGGATCGGTGGCAGTGGCggcggcggtggcggtggcggtggcggtggcggtagTGGTAGCTTCGCCACCACCATCGTCGCCGATGTAGAAGACGACCATGATAAGGAGTTTCACCATGTGATCAGTCCATTTCATCCTGTGCCACGGCGATGTTCGCTTCTTCGCGTCTCCTCCACCGCCTTCGCCAGCGGCGAACCCGGGTTCGTCTTCGTCGCTCCATGTCgtttgctgctgctgcttgcTTTTGACGTTGTAAGGATAGGCTTGCTGTTTCACTGCTGCCTGTTGAGACTGCGACTGGTGGTCGGCGTCATGGTTGCCAAAGCTCATCATCTGCTGGTGCttgtgttgttgttgatgcAGAGGCATCTCTAGTCCCAGCATTCCAGAAGCCATACCCGGAATCATCACTGCCGGAATTCCACTAGCGTCCATAGCATGAAACCGAAAATTTTATGAATCAAATTACTGAAATTGAAGTCCAAAGAGCAACTAATTCAAGCTGAAAGACCCAAAAAGTGAAAAGTTGGAAATCCTAGTGATAATGTATCAGCTGCAGACCTACAGCTATCAAGAAATTTTTGGTCAAATGGGTTGATGAGCTTTACAAGATCTTTAAAactagggagaaaaaaaaaacagatatttagagagagaagagagaagagagagagagagaagcaaaagGATGGTAAGATCACATCGAATGAGGTTGGAATGGAGTCATAGAGAGGAGGAAAGTAGAGAGACAGAGCAAATGGTTTTTTAGGCTTTTCCAGGGGGTGGCTGGGTGAAACGAAAGGTGCCCATGGTTTTGAGTTGGGTGGAAATCCACAGGAATATAAAGCTGTCCATGTTTATGAAACCCCTACAGTCCAGTGGTCCCACTCCCAGCACCAAACtgaatattaaaataatttttgaatTGAAACAAACAGAATCTTAAAACCATGTACGATGGCTCAgaattagtttcataattaagTCCCAAACCTTAAAGCCAATTTTGGGGTTCTTTCTGGGTCCTTTATTAGAAAAGAGGATCAGTTTTACACGTGGCAGATAGTTTAAGCCCACTCACTGAAAAGGTGGATCTGAATTCATAATCATAGTTCTTCACTTCTTGCGCGTGGCATGTTTCAAATCCTCCACACTCCACCCCCAGTCTTATCCTTttatcccatttttttct from Macadamia integrifolia cultivar HAES 741 chromosome 14, SCU_Mint_v3, whole genome shotgun sequence encodes the following:
- the LOC122061989 gene encoding uncharacterized protein LOC122061989, producing the protein MDASGIPAVMIPGMASGMLGLEMPLHQQQHKHQQMMSFGNHDADHQSQSQQAAVKQQAYPYNVKSKQQQQTTWSDEDEPGFAAGEGGGGDAKKRTSPWHRMKWTDHMVKLLIMVVFYIGDDGGGEATTTATATATATAAATATDPSSNGKKKSGGLLQKKGKWKSVSRAMMEKGFFVSPQQCEDKFNDLNKRYKRVNDILGKGTACKVVENQSLLDTMDNLSPKMKEEVRKLLNSKHLFFREMCAYHTSCAAGAGAGAASGHQASAEVSVDSTHHSPAPAHEIQG